The following nucleotide sequence is from Candidatus Chlamydia corallus.
AGGGGGACTTTATGACGTAAAAGCCTCATCATATACTAATAGTGAGGTTTTTCTCAATCCCCGTCTTTGTTTAGTGTTTGTATAGCCTCATCCACGGTATTGAATATTTTAAAGTAAGAAAGAAATCCCGTGACATAGAGGATTTGTTCTATGGTTTTTGGAACCTTAGTTAAGACAATTTTTCCAGAGTGTTGTCCTACTTGATGGTAGCTTTGCAGTAAGACTCGGATACCTGCACTGGACATATAGTCTAGATGAGCGCAGTCTAGAATGATATTTTTGGATCCTGCTGCTAGAGATTGGGAAATATTTTCCTGTACTTTTGGAGAGGAAATTCCATCAAGTTTTCCTTGGAGATGAAAGACTGTTGTCGAGCCATGTTCTTCTTTTTGGATATCACTCATCTAGATAGTTCTCCTCTAACTCTACGGGGGGCTTAAGTCCTCACTCTGATAAATCTTTAGCTTTTTTGCAAAGAGATTTTTATTCATTGTATTTTAGAACTTCGTTTGAGGTTAGGGGGAGCGTGGGAAATCGACAAGAGAAAGGCATAGTGAAGCGCAAAGAAAAAAGTCCTACAGTTTTTCAGGTTCTTAGGAGATATTGAGTTTACGTTTTCTTGGCGTGATTTTCAATTTTCCGATATTGCGTTCTGTGCAGGTGATAATTTCTATATCGAAATTTTCGTGATGGATCCGCATCCCTTTTTGGGGAACAGCGCCCACTTTATGGAAGACGTGTCCTCCTAGTGTATCGTAGCTATTTTCGTGATCTATTTTCAAATTGAAGTATTCTTCGGCATCGGAGATGTTCATTCTTCCATCTACGATCCAGGAGCTTCCGATTTTTTTATAAGGAGTATCTTCTTGTGCGTCATGTTCATCTGCAATTTCTCCTATAATTTCTTCGATAATATCTTCCATGGTAGCAATGCCTTCTGTGAAGCCGTATTCATTGACTATGATGGCGAGATGGCGATGTTTTTGTCGGAATTCTTGGAGAAGAGAGGCGGCTTTTTTAATTTCTGGGGCATAGAATGGGGGTTTTGCTACTGAGGATATCGGTTGGCTGAGATCATGACTGGTTGTGTAGAGTAACAACAGATCTTTAACAAGAAGGACTCCTGTGATGTTGTCTAAGTTTTTTTTATAAACAGGAACGCGACTATAGCCCTCTTCGCTCACCAGTAGAAGAGCTT
It contains:
- a CDS encoding anti-sigma factor antagonist; its protein translation is MSDIQKEEHGSTTVFHLQGKLDGISSPKVQENISQSLAAGSKNIILDCAHLDYMSSAGIRVLLQSYHQVGQHSGKIVLTKVPKTIEQILYVTGFLSYFKIFNTVDEAIQTLNKDGD
- a CDS encoding transporter associated domain-containing protein, translating into MLYILLAIFCLLLFLAFGLTQQSCHGSSKFLKTLNQRFFKEKGEYPSFPSAPTILATLLCIFYGALGTKIYTILPSKTPYKDIVFWPLYSLSAPIAYGFLPAWLSIKIPKESTAHLRFVASVLQLCLFPLQLLFYRRNPHQQVRSSISFQSQLSETLSAFDNLIVREVMIPKVDIFALPEETTLQEALLLVSEEGYSRVPVYKKNLDNITGVLLVKDLLLLYTTSHDLSQPISSVAKPPFYAPEIKKAASLLQEFRQKHRHLAIIVNEYGFTEGIATMEDIIEEIIGEIADEHDAQEDTPYKKIGSSWIVDGRMNISDAEEYFNLKIDHENSYDTLGGHVFHKVGAVPQKGMRIHHENFDIEIITCTERNIGKLKITPRKRKLNIS